The following proteins come from a genomic window of Paenibacillus spongiae:
- a CDS encoding excalibur calcium-binding domain-containing protein: protein MKKVMMAVLSLTLVFGGTLTASAAEKAKTYKNCTELNKDYPGGVAKSADTKNKGGKTKKKPHVSKELYEANKKSDRDKDGIACEK, encoded by the coding sequence ATGAAGAAAGTAATGATGGCTGTTCTCTCGTTGACGCTCGTATTCGGCGGCACGCTTACCGCAAGCGCAGCGGAGAAGGCGAAGACTTACAAGAACTGTACGGAGCTGAACAAAGATTACCCGGGCGGTGTCGCCAAGTCCGCCGATACGAAGAACAAGGGCGGAAAGACCAAGAAGAAGCCTCACGTCTCCAAGGAATTGTATGAAGCAAACAAGAAGAGCGACCGGGACAAAGATGGAATCGCCTGCGAGAAATAA
- a CDS encoding ParB/RepB/Spo0J family partition protein, whose amino-acid sequence MDNGALHYTCEEAKQFAARGQIEEWVHLYLNAAGNNPAFSEGLMKQKRHWVGPILVDVDRLQRCHGPKSEPDMEYYSSDEHWDILVGRYERMFHEGWDAPPLIIQHVNGSLSVRDGNRRTAALKRAGIPEYWVIIWDDDSADNIWNTLRK is encoded by the coding sequence ATGGATAACGGAGCGCTTCATTACACATGCGAGGAAGCCAAGCAGTTTGCCGCTCGCGGGCAAATAGAGGAATGGGTCCACCTATATTTGAATGCTGCCGGCAATAACCCTGCGTTCTCGGAAGGCCTAATGAAACAAAAACGTCATTGGGTCGGTCCGATTCTTGTCGATGTCGACCGGCTGCAGCGTTGTCACGGACCCAAGAGCGAACCCGATATGGAGTACTATTCGTCCGATGAACATTGGGACATCTTGGTTGGCAGATATGAACGAATGTTTCACGAGGGCTGGGATGCTCCACCGCTTATCATTCAGCATGTGAATGGCTCTTTGTCCGTCCGAGACGGCAATCGGCGTACAGCTGCACTCAAGCGTGCCGGTATTCCTGAATATTGGGTCATCATTTGGGACGATGATAGCGCGGATAACATCTGGAATACGCTCCGTAAGTAA
- the tdh gene encoding L-threonine 3-dehydrogenase has translation MPQTMWGLVKETRGPGAVLREVPVPVCKSDEVLVKVKSSSICGTDVHIYKWDEWADRTVVTPNVFGHEFSGVVEAVGESVTHVKIGDSISAEGHMPCGLCRACRTGQAHVCARTISFGINAPGCFAEYTVVKAANVIHNHPDMSHEIACLQDPLGNAVQAVMAGDIVGKSVAVIGAGPIGLMAIATARACGAGAVIAVDINPYRLQMAQQMGADYVVNNTEVPMVESIMAYTGGEGAEVVLEMSGHPAAIREGLEAAAPGARVSLLGIPTSEISLDLSRHVIFKGLHISGITGRRMYQTWFQLKGLLEEKRVDLHPLITHRMPLERYEDAFELMMSGKCGKIVFTEVGHG, from the coding sequence ATGCCACAAACGATGTGGGGACTGGTTAAAGAAACACGAGGCCCTGGGGCGGTATTGCGGGAAGTACCCGTTCCTGTCTGCAAATCCGATGAAGTGCTTGTCAAAGTGAAATCCTCTTCGATCTGCGGGACGGACGTCCATATATACAAATGGGATGAATGGGCGGATCGGACCGTAGTGACCCCCAACGTGTTCGGACATGAATTTTCAGGCGTAGTAGAGGCGGTAGGCGAGTCGGTGACGCATGTGAAAATCGGTGACTCCATATCCGCGGAAGGGCATATGCCTTGCGGATTATGCCGGGCATGCCGGACCGGCCAAGCTCACGTATGTGCAAGAACGATTAGCTTCGGCATTAACGCGCCGGGGTGCTTTGCGGAATATACGGTGGTAAAGGCGGCAAACGTTATTCATAACCATCCGGATATGTCGCACGAGATCGCATGCTTGCAAGATCCGCTTGGCAATGCGGTTCAAGCGGTGATGGCCGGAGATATCGTCGGGAAATCGGTGGCCGTTATCGGAGCGGGACCTATCGGCCTGATGGCTATTGCGACTGCAAGAGCCTGCGGTGCCGGTGCTGTTATTGCAGTCGACATTAATCCTTACCGATTACAGATGGCTCAACAGATGGGAGCGGACTATGTGGTCAATAACACGGAAGTCCCCATGGTTGAATCCATTATGGCATACACAGGCGGTGAGGGAGCGGAGGTTGTACTCGAGATGTCGGGACATCCGGCTGCAATCAGGGAAGGCTTGGAAGCGGCTGCACCTGGAGCCCGCGTATCTCTGCTTGGTATCCCAACAAGCGAGATTTCCCTGGATCTATCGCGCCATGTGATCTTCAAGGGGCTGCATATCTCGGGCATTACAGGCCGCCGCATGTATCAAACCTGGTTTCAGCTGAAAGGATTATTGGAAGAGAAGCGAGTCGATTTGCATCCGCTGATTACCCACCGTATGCCGCTCGAGCGGTATGAAGATGCTTTCGAATTAATGATGTCTGGAAAGTGCGGAAAAATCGTATTTACGGAGGTAGGTCATGGTTAA
- a CDS encoding helix-turn-helix domain-containing protein translates to MEQDQIHKKVGKNLQNIRKTRMLTLDQMADVTGVSKAMLGQIERGESNPTISILWKIVNGLRISFTSLIEADSSTITHYSLQNVEPFIEQDGRYRTYPLIPFDQNKRFEIFTVEMEPGCRHTSEPHHAGVEEYILLISGQLTVSFEQQTYILNAGEALHFMADQIHTYENLSGEKVSYQAIIFYPEQQ, encoded by the coding sequence ATGGAACAAGATCAAATCCACAAGAAAGTCGGTAAAAACCTACAGAATATCCGTAAAACTCGTATGCTGACGTTAGACCAGATGGCCGATGTAACAGGAGTCAGCAAAGCGATGCTGGGGCAAATCGAGCGCGGCGAATCCAACCCAACCATCTCGATCCTCTGGAAGATCGTTAACGGATTGCGGATTTCGTTCACATCTTTAATCGAAGCCGATAGCAGCACAATTACGCATTACAGCCTGCAGAACGTCGAGCCGTTCATTGAGCAGGATGGAAGATATAGAACCTACCCCCTCATTCCGTTTGACCAAAACAAACGGTTCGAGATTTTCACCGTCGAAATGGAGCCCGGCTGCCGTCACACGTCCGAACCTCACCATGCAGGCGTAGAAGAATATATTTTGCTGATCAGCGGCCAGCTAACGGTTTCATTCGAGCAGCAGACTTACATTCTGAACGCCGGCGAGGCCCTGCATTTTATGGCCGATCAGATTCATACCTACGAGAATTTGTCAGGGGAAAAGGTCTCGTACCAAGCGATCATATTCTATCCGGAGCAGCAATAA
- a CDS encoding glycine C-acetyltransferase → MVNWNSLHEEMEQLKREGRYRPVQSWTSASSTWMETNGRKLLQMSSNNYLGFADHPALRQAAIEAIQTYGVGSGSVRTITGTLAIHEQLEFELARFKGTEAALTFQSGFTTNQGVLSTILGADDVVISDELNHASIIDGIRLTKAHRKIYTHKNMDQLEQALRESALYKKRVVVTDGVFSMDGDIAPLQEIVELAERYDAFVYVDDAHASGVLGRNGKGSVDHFGLNGRVHMQIGTLSKAVGVVGGYVACENILKETLIHKARPFLFSTSQPPMVAAACLAAIRLLEQSDELIQRLWSNADYFRKGVQALGLDTGASETPIVPVIIGSPEKTMIFSDMLLQEGIFAQGITYPTVAMDKGRVRMIVTANHTREELDFVIQSLEKVGRKTALI, encoded by the coding sequence ATGGTTAATTGGAACAGTCTGCACGAGGAAATGGAGCAATTAAAACGTGAAGGCCGTTATCGTCCTGTTCAATCGTGGACCAGTGCATCCAGTACCTGGATGGAGACGAACGGCCGGAAGCTATTGCAAATGTCATCCAACAACTATTTGGGTTTCGCCGATCATCCCGCGTTACGTCAGGCAGCGATAGAAGCGATCCAAACTTATGGCGTCGGCAGCGGCTCCGTTCGTACGATTACGGGTACGTTGGCCATCCATGAACAATTGGAATTCGAATTGGCACGGTTCAAAGGAACCGAGGCGGCACTCACGTTCCAGTCCGGATTTACGACGAATCAAGGGGTTCTGTCGACGATTCTGGGTGCGGATGACGTTGTTATCAGCGATGAGCTCAATCACGCCAGCATCATTGACGGTATCCGGCTGACTAAGGCTCATCGTAAAATATACACGCACAAAAACATGGATCAACTCGAACAAGCATTGAGAGAAAGCGCTCTTTATAAGAAGCGCGTTGTCGTTACGGACGGGGTCTTCAGTATGGATGGCGATATCGCTCCATTGCAGGAAATCGTAGAGCTCGCTGAACGATACGATGCTTTCGTTTATGTTGATGATGCACATGCTAGCGGGGTACTCGGACGTAATGGCAAAGGATCGGTGGACCATTTTGGCCTTAATGGCAGGGTTCATATGCAAATTGGCACGCTATCCAAAGCAGTGGGTGTAGTAGGCGGATATGTTGCTTGCGAGAATATTCTAAAGGAAACGCTTATTCATAAAGCCCGTCCGTTTCTGTTCAGTACATCTCAACCGCCTATGGTAGCTGCTGCATGCCTAGCGGCGATTCGGCTGCTTGAGCAGAGCGACGAATTGATTCAGCGATTATGGAGTAATGCCGACTACTTCCGCAAAGGCGTACAAGCGCTGGGGCTTGATACCGGGGCAAGCGAAACGCCTATCGTGCCGGTCATTATTGGCAGCCCTGAGAAGACGATGATTTTCTCGGATATGCTCCTTCAAGAAGGGATTTTTGCGCAAGGCATTACGTATCCTACGGTAGCCATGGATAAAGGTCGCGTCCGAATGATCGTTACGGCAAATCATACGCGTGAAGAGCTGGACTTTGTCATACAGTCATTGGAGAAAGTCGGCCGTAAAACAGCCCTTATTTGA
- a CDS encoding VOC family protein has product MGESVKAAESALLKTGCFYLPADDVDGIYRWYEKHFNGCTRTLPMYYGKTVEKGYNLNYITDGWLPGEPYEMFSMRFETDCIEELYERLSAADDVKLEPIRVVANEGSMFCFFDPQGNKFQVWQDPHTVTQPLRADVPALIRVAALFFPVSDPAAAHKWYTDFLGVKVNETGQPVTGDGIQFFFHKSLEPGRTLNYTPIENHTTTDSRPASVSIINVAVHDLDAMHHRMLDNGQNVDTYIHDRWGCGRNLLLSDPDGNKLELWEFQAVVEQVESNKEHPDWKERFKFHNYAYNVQVDEFLAMIKNDTTGDVYSGLAVRVINLVTYANLCESDREGLEQLLKTLEQFGKQNPEKAFRILYRDGSEFVQLS; this is encoded by the coding sequence ATGGGCGAATCGGTGAAGGCAGCTGAATCCGCATTATTAAAGACAGGGTGTTTTTACCTGCCTGCAGATGATGTGGATGGTATTTACAGATGGTATGAGAAACATTTTAACGGGTGTACGAGAACGCTTCCTATGTACTATGGGAAAACCGTCGAAAAAGGATATAATCTTAACTATATAACGGATGGATGGCTGCCGGGGGAACCCTATGAGATGTTCTCGATGCGATTCGAAACCGATTGTATAGAAGAATTATATGAACGTCTCTCTGCTGCTGATGATGTCAAGCTTGAGCCTATCCGCGTTGTAGCGAATGAAGGATCGATGTTCTGCTTCTTCGATCCGCAGGGGAACAAGTTTCAAGTTTGGCAGGACCCGCATACCGTAACCCAACCTCTTCGTGCAGATGTACCGGCATTGATAAGAGTAGCGGCTCTCTTCTTCCCTGTCAGCGATCCTGCTGCTGCACATAAGTGGTATACGGATTTTCTGGGAGTCAAAGTGAATGAAACCGGCCAACCGGTAACTGGGGATGGAATACAATTCTTCTTCCATAAATCGTTAGAGCCGGGCCGGACTTTAAACTATACTCCAATCGAAAATCACACGACAACCGACAGTAGACCCGCATCAGTATCCATTATTAATGTTGCCGTTCATGATCTGGATGCGATGCATCACCGGATGCTGGATAATGGACAGAATGTTGACACATACATTCATGACAGATGGGGCTGCGGCCGAAATCTCCTTCTTTCCGATCCGGATGGGAATAAGCTGGAATTGTGGGAGTTTCAAGCGGTAGTAGAACAAGTGGAGTCTAATAAAGAACATCCGGACTGGAAAGAGAGATTCAAGTTTCATAACTATGCTTATAATGTTCAAGTCGATGAATTTCTGGCTATGATCAAGAACGATACAACCGGAGACGTATATTCCGGTCTTGCGGTAAGGGTGATCAACCTTGTGACTTATGCTAATTTATGCGAGTCCGATCGAGAAGGCTTAGAACAGCTATTGAAGACATTAGAGCAGTTCGGTAAGCAGAATCCGGAGAAAGCCTTCCGAATCTTATATCGGGATGGTTCGGAATTTGTGCAGCTAAGCTAA
- a CDS encoding ankyrin repeat domain-containing protein, whose amino-acid sequence MLDRLNPPDELVRDDHLSEDGTYGSNVWRMMVACESGDVEMVERLLGHDESLANCSWGYFSPLQFAVREGHANIVEQLLRHGAIAAEKSPLNWVDTPLQKAIDRGHKWIEDMLKEHLERTLHSNPLGETVAAMIRERDESGVLQLIDRDPAAIHSSDERGNTPIHWAVLTRQLKLIDALLERGADIESVRGDGCKPVHLAMSGDYFYRPHRDLPSDTIRNSWFMVGYLISKGAEYEIGTAAAVGDTEYVRQLLANSPELANVRDTSGRSPLYNAAKHGHVHVVEALLEFGADPNRPESDAPRGGALHAAASGNHLSIAKLLLAAGADPNAEVEASGNAVYIAMRRGFNEMQQMLYAHGGTVSLTAACDLGRIDLAGEILAVHPQAANAGDYGPLAQAASCGHTSIVQLLLNYKVDLTERWYASNYMSYACGNDMVKLLLDHGADPNHANWLGVSYLHLTARKGDTELARLLLNYGADINAVEEEYGTTPLGWAAKYGQRDMVAFLLEQGADKSPSGISDWASPLKWAERRGHQAIVDMLS is encoded by the coding sequence ATGCTGGACCGATTGAATCCGCCGGATGAGCTGGTTCGTGATGATCATCTGTCTGAAGACGGCACGTATGGAAGCAATGTATGGCGAATGATGGTTGCTTGTGAGAGTGGAGACGTCGAAATGGTTGAGAGGCTGTTAGGGCATGACGAGTCACTTGCCAACTGCAGCTGGGGTTATTTCTCGCCGCTTCAATTTGCAGTACGGGAAGGGCATGCGAATATCGTAGAGCAGCTGCTGAGGCATGGAGCCATTGCAGCGGAAAAATCTCCGCTCAACTGGGTGGATACGCCTTTGCAAAAAGCGATCGACCGCGGGCATAAATGGATCGAAGATATGTTAAAGGAACATTTGGAGCGGACTCTACATAGCAATCCGCTCGGAGAGACCGTCGCTGCAATGATACGCGAGCGTGATGAGAGCGGAGTCTTGCAGCTGATTGATCGCGATCCGGCTGCAATTCATTCCAGCGATGAGCGAGGCAACACGCCAATCCACTGGGCGGTTCTGACAAGGCAGCTGAAGCTAATCGATGCCTTGCTTGAGAGAGGCGCGGATATCGAGTCGGTTCGAGGAGATGGCTGCAAGCCCGTTCATCTGGCGATGTCAGGCGACTACTTCTATCGCCCGCATCGAGACCTGCCGTCGGACACGATACGAAATTCATGGTTTATGGTCGGCTATCTGATTTCCAAGGGTGCCGAATATGAGATTGGCACGGCTGCGGCTGTTGGGGATACGGAATACGTGCGTCAGCTGCTCGCAAATAGCCCTGAGCTCGCGAACGTCAGGGATACGTCGGGCCGTTCTCCGCTATATAATGCGGCCAAGCACGGGCATGTACATGTCGTGGAGGCGCTGCTCGAGTTCGGTGCCGATCCGAATCGGCCGGAGAGTGATGCTCCAAGGGGAGGGGCGCTCCATGCCGCTGCGAGCGGCAATCATTTGTCGATCGCCAAGCTGCTGCTTGCAGCTGGAGCCGATCCGAATGCAGAGGTTGAAGCATCCGGCAATGCCGTATATATCGCAATGCGCCGCGGCTTCAATGAAATGCAGCAGATGTTGTACGCTCATGGGGGAACGGTGTCGCTGACAGCAGCATGCGATCTTGGCCGGATCGATTTGGCAGGCGAAATATTAGCGGTTCATCCGCAAGCGGCGAATGCGGGCGATTACGGGCCGTTAGCGCAAGCGGCCAGCTGCGGCCATACTTCCATCGTTCAACTGCTGTTGAACTATAAGGTCGACTTGACGGAACGGTGGTATGCAAGCAACTATATGAGCTATGCCTGCGGAAACGATATGGTAAAGCTGCTGCTCGATCACGGAGCGGATCCCAATCATGCAAATTGGCTCGGCGTCAGTTATCTTCATTTGACGGCGAGAAAGGGTGATACAGAGCTTGCACGCCTACTGCTTAACTACGGTGCGGATATCAACGCGGTGGAAGAGGAGTACGGCACAACGCCGCTCGGCTGGGCTGCGAAATACGGCCAGAGGGACATGGTTGCTTTTCTGCTGGAGCAAGGTGCGGATAAATCGCCTTCCGGTATATCGGATTGGGCGTCACCGCTTAAATGGGCGGAGCGAAGAGGTCACCAAGCGATTGTAGACATGCTGTCTTGA
- a CDS encoding family 4 glycosyl hydrolase produces the protein MRKKLILIGAGSAMFTQGLVSDLIRYAKRNGTKWHLGLVDPDPRAFDSIHKLSAKMIAAKEADIELSFSTERADILPGADYIAATVGVGGRRAWEQDVFIPRKYGIFQPVGDTAMPGGISRAMRMVPAMVDIARDAAKLCPDAFFFNYSNPMTVICRAISKATGTRAVGLCHGVHDSERHLAAFAGLDPARLTSYAVGVNHLTFLFDIRYDGKDARPILLEKYRELKREELENQNIGSSFAEMGGMPSTIGDPFAWELFERFNAYPAPGDRHITEFFPERFPQGQYYGKVLGKDAYSFENVIEWGDSIYERMDRLGQSPDPLPAEFFANEAGEHEQLIDIIDSIEHDGRRVYSANMTNNGSVPNLPGHAVLEMPCVATARGFMPMQTTDFPDTLAQLTAKPIAIAELTVDAALQGDRRLFEEAVLLGGYLTDRVQVERMVDELIAAHIAHLPQFQ, from the coding sequence ATGAGAAAAAAACTTATTCTGATCGGAGCCGGCAGCGCCATGTTTACCCAAGGTCTCGTCTCGGATCTTATCCGTTATGCGAAACGAAACGGCACGAAATGGCATCTCGGTCTCGTGGATCCCGATCCGCGGGCGTTCGATTCCATCCACAAGCTCAGCGCGAAAATGATCGCCGCCAAAGAGGCCGATATCGAGCTTTCCTTCTCTACTGAGCGGGCGGACATCTTGCCCGGTGCCGATTATATAGCCGCCACGGTTGGTGTAGGCGGTCGCCGCGCTTGGGAGCAGGATGTGTTCATTCCTCGCAAGTACGGCATATTTCAGCCTGTAGGCGACACGGCCATGCCGGGCGGCATCTCCCGAGCCATGCGCATGGTGCCTGCAATGGTCGATATTGCCCGCGATGCGGCAAAGCTTTGCCCTGATGCCTTCTTCTTCAACTATTCGAATCCGATGACGGTTATTTGCCGCGCGATATCCAAAGCGACCGGTACTCGGGCCGTCGGCTTATGTCATGGCGTTCACGATTCGGAACGGCATTTGGCTGCCTTCGCCGGGCTTGATCCGGCCCGCTTGACCTCCTATGCCGTAGGCGTAAACCATCTGACGTTCCTGTTCGATATCCGGTATGACGGGAAGGATGCGCGACCAATACTGCTGGAAAAGTATCGGGAGTTAAAACGGGAAGAACTCGAGAACCAAAATATCGGCAGCTCGTTCGCGGAGATGGGCGGGATGCCCTCTACTATAGGCGATCCGTTTGCCTGGGAGCTTTTTGAACGCTTTAATGCCTACCCTGCTCCTGGCGACCGCCATATAACCGAGTTTTTTCCGGAACGTTTTCCGCAGGGACAGTATTATGGCAAAGTTTTAGGCAAAGACGCCTATTCCTTTGAAAATGTTATTGAATGGGGCGACAGCATCTATGAGCGAATGGATAGGCTCGGTCAATCCCCCGATCCGCTGCCTGCCGAATTTTTCGCAAACGAGGCCGGCGAGCATGAACAGCTGATCGATATTATCGATTCGATTGAGCATGACGGAAGGCGCGTATACTCTGCCAACATGACCAATAACGGCTCCGTGCCGAACTTGCCTGGCCATGCCGTACTTGAGATGCCGTGCGTGGCTACCGCGAGAGGGTTCATGCCCATGCAAACGACAGACTTCCCGGATACGCTCGCCCAGCTCACAGCAAAACCGATTGCCATCGCTGAACTGACGGTCGATGCTGCGCTTCAAGGCGATCGCCGCCTCTTTGAAGAAGCGGTGCTGTTGGGGGGCTATCTAACAGACCGTGTTCAGGTGGAGCGCATGGTCGACGAGCTGATCGCAGCGCATATCGCCCATTTACCGCAATTTCAATAG
- a CDS encoding AraC family transcriptional regulator translates to MKFRAAFQFPDIEDGGHASREEMLVVNSAGYEETDDPGGTMHRKKGRKDYYLAYNHSGRMKVKTGGIIREAAAGSVFLYKPYEEQYYGQYDKNCLMANYWVHFTGYGAADLLMKAGMQEGALYEAGIFQELPPLFDAMISEIADRKPHYAEISASILQQIVYLISQRLTLNEQLLRIQGKEMLLSESLHFLQKHYMKPVTVRELADLCGLSVSRFAVLFKAYTGQSPKQYLIWFRLQKAKEFLAASALNIRQISALTGFDDQLYFSRVFRKFEGTTPTLYREMKKQG, encoded by the coding sequence ATGAAATTCAGAGCCGCCTTTCAATTTCCGGATATCGAAGACGGTGGCCACGCAAGCAGGGAAGAAATGCTCGTGGTCAATTCGGCGGGTTACGAAGAAACGGATGACCCCGGGGGCACGATGCACCGCAAGAAGGGGAGAAAAGATTATTACTTGGCTTACAACCACTCGGGCAGGATGAAGGTGAAGACGGGCGGCATCATCCGCGAGGCAGCGGCGGGGAGCGTCTTCCTCTACAAGCCGTATGAAGAGCAGTATTATGGGCAGTACGACAAAAATTGCCTCATGGCAAACTACTGGGTTCATTTTACAGGCTACGGCGCAGCCGATTTGCTGATGAAAGCCGGCATGCAGGAAGGCGCCCTTTATGAAGCTGGAATATTCCAGGAACTTCCACCTCTATTCGATGCCATGATCTCGGAAATCGCCGATCGTAAGCCGCATTATGCTGAGATATCCGCTTCTATTCTGCAACAAATCGTGTATCTGATCTCGCAGCGTCTGACGCTGAATGAGCAATTACTCCGGATACAGGGGAAAGAAATGCTGTTGTCCGAGTCGCTTCATTTTCTCCAAAAGCATTACATGAAGCCTGTAACGGTGCGAGAGCTGGCCGATCTATGCGGACTAAGCGTCAGCCGTTTCGCCGTCTTGTTCAAGGCATACACGGGACAATCTCCCAAGCAGTATTTAATCTGGTTCCGGCTGCAGAAGGCCAAGGAATTTCTCGCCGCTTCGGCGCTCAATATCCGGCAAATCTCAGCGCTAACGGGCTTTGATGACCAGTTGTATTTCAGCAGGGTATTCCGCAAATTTGAAGGTACTACCCCAACGCTATATCGGGAGATGAAGAAGCAGGGCTGA
- a CDS encoding GNAT family N-acetyltransferase: MAAICRRSVIQTVKTVLSADLACSESNLITDAVSVHEAVIREGRFRFPVRRQTLSIVTMGKGAVISCNPERMEWVRQHLEPLTRGQIFSAGTIAATEDYVQRDNQYIAGPDQKYVCSTDDLKAFKIPHGINISICDRSSVTNLYEHTNFSHALSFRTDCERPDMLASIAECEGKIVGIAGASADCDFMWQIGVDVLPEYQGRGIGKAIVGTLTKAILDEGITPYYSTEVSNLQSRQLAISLGYWPAWIQLYARDRT; this comes from the coding sequence ATGGCTGCTATCTGCAGGAGATCCGTCATACAAACAGTGAAGACCGTATTGTCAGCCGACTTAGCTTGTTCTGAATCGAATTTGATTACGGATGCTGTTTCCGTTCATGAGGCCGTCATAAGAGAGGGGCGATTTCGTTTTCCGGTTCGTCGGCAGACGTTAAGCATTGTAACCATGGGCAAAGGGGCTGTTATCTCCTGTAACCCTGAACGAATGGAATGGGTCAGACAGCATCTTGAGCCGCTTACACGAGGGCAAATCTTCTCCGCCGGAACGATTGCTGCAACTGAAGATTACGTGCAAAGAGATAACCAATATATCGCCGGCCCCGACCAGAAATATGTTTGTTCAACGGATGATCTCAAAGCGTTCAAGATCCCCCATGGAATAAACATATCCATTTGTGACCGCAGTAGCGTAACGAATCTCTATGAGCATACAAATTTCAGTCATGCTCTGTCCTTTAGAACGGATTGCGAGAGACCAGATATGTTAGCTTCGATTGCCGAGTGTGAGGGGAAAATTGTAGGTATCGCTGGAGCTTCAGCGGATTGCGACTTCATGTGGCAGATCGGTGTTGATGTTCTCCCGGAATACCAGGGTCGAGGAATAGGGAAAGCAATCGTAGGCACCTTAACGAAAGCTATACTTGATGAAGGGATAACGCCATATTATTCGACGGAAGTGAGTAACCTCCAATCGCGTCAGCTGGCAATTAGTTTAGGATACTGGCCGGCTTGGATACAATTATATGCGCGAGATCGAACGTAA
- a CDS encoding aminoglycoside phosphotransferase family protein, which translates to MNNYKTLLKDHYGIEAASILPQKGGWSALAYQVISGERRYFLKVYEKSRTSTPKWTALIDSYVPIIQWLSQQTSLQGKIPVPLLTVNAENRCEDDMGIFQLYEYIVGNTIGDQALNDIQYRQLAEIISELHRYGEEIPLNTEAIKEDFLIPFTPTLTKMLSADFNRLPSDMKALLAPYIETIINRINYLKIVSAQLQNSELQMRVCHTDLHNWNMMQAEEQLILIDWEGLKLAPVEADLMFLMDEPYWNEFLTIYRKTHQHYEINHRALMFYRIRRKLEDIYEFMVQIVYDKQEEQDRAEAVSYLKKELQDIEDLNAGFS; encoded by the coding sequence ATGAACAATTATAAAACGCTGCTGAAGGATCATTATGGTATCGAAGCTGCATCCATATTACCACAGAAGGGAGGATGGTCGGCACTTGCTTACCAAGTGATTAGCGGCGAGCGTCGATATTTTCTGAAGGTTTACGAGAAAAGCAGAACCTCTACCCCGAAATGGACCGCCTTGATCGACAGCTATGTTCCCATAATCCAATGGCTGTCGCAGCAAACCAGCCTGCAAGGCAAGATACCGGTTCCGCTGCTAACTGTAAACGCAGAAAATAGATGCGAAGATGACATGGGCATCTTTCAGCTCTATGAATATATTGTTGGAAATACGATAGGGGATCAAGCGTTAAACGACATTCAATATCGGCAGCTTGCCGAAATCATATCGGAACTGCATCGCTATGGGGAAGAAATCCCGTTAAACACGGAAGCGATAAAGGAAGATTTCCTTATTCCTTTTACTCCAACATTAACAAAGATGCTGAGCGCAGATTTCAATCGTCTTCCAAGTGATATGAAGGCACTGTTGGCTCCTTATATTGAAACCATTATTAATCGCATTAACTATTTGAAAATCGTTTCTGCACAATTGCAAAACAGTGAGCTTCAAATGAGAGTCTGCCACACGGATCTTCATAACTGGAATATGATGCAAGCCGAAGAGCAGCTCATTCTCATTGATTGGGAAGGATTGAAGCTGGCTCCCGTGGAAGCGGATCTTATGTTTTTGATGGACGAGCCTTATTGGAATGAATTTTTAACGATCTATCGGAAGACACATCAGCATTACGAGATTAACCACAGAGCATTGATGTTCTACCGAATTCGCCGGAAATTAGAAGATATTTATGAGTTTATGGTTCAAATTGTATATGACAAGCAAGAGGAGCAAGATCGAGCGGAGGCGGTAAGTTATTTGAAGAAAGAGCTTCAAGATATTGAAGATTTGAATGCGGGTTTTTCGTAA
- a CDS encoding sensor histidine kinase has product MTVIVDEDLMLRVWINLLTNNIKFTPDGGKIEICAVREGGGWHVRFRDSGIGIPADDLPRIFERFFKADRSRNRAKGGSGLGLSIAKRIVERHNGRIEAESTAGAGTVMTVVLPCD; this is encoded by the coding sequence ATGACCGTGATAGTAGACGAAGACTTGATGCTGCGGGTGTGGATTAATTTGCTCACGAATAATATCAAGTTCACTCCGGACGGCGGGAAAATCGAAATTTGCGCTGTTCGGGAAGGCGGGGGATGGCACGTACGCTTTCGCGACAGCGGAATAGGCATACCGGCTGACGATCTGCCGCGTATTTTCGAACGCTTCTTCAAAGCCGACCGGTCGCGCAACCGCGCGAAAGGCGGCAGCGGGCTGGGATTGTCTATCGCAAAGCGGATCGTCGAGCGGCATAACGGCCGCATCGAGGCTGAGAGCACAGCCGGAGCAGGAACCGTGATGACGGTCGTGCTGCCATGCGATTAA